One segment of Purpureocillium takamizusanense chromosome 7, complete sequence DNA contains the following:
- a CDS encoding uncharacterized protein (COG:S~EggNog:ENOG503P439~TransMembrane:3 (i102-122o142-160i181-200o)): MSSSSAAAQTQTQTRARPRQRDRRHAAEPDPDIDAAMIDEEDITVRCCAPVYALTAPVEVGEIGSGGRAGESAFFAWPLFGPLLFRNETSDARDHCANERTFLSYLRIAIYLAVLSVAITLSFHLKNQPTNLERRMAKPLGIIFWGLSVVTLVIGLGNYMKTVNKYSRRVAIVQSGWRTQLVLGMLAAAIIGTCIVLLVVEKLRPSERSL, encoded by the exons atgtcgtcgtcgtcggcggcggcgcagacgcagacgcagacccgggcacggccacggcagcgggaccgccgccacgccgccgaaCCCGATcccgacatcgacgccgccatgatcGACGAAGAGGACATCACCGTGCGGTGCTGCGCGCCCGTCTATGCCCTCACTGCGCCAGTCGAGGTTGGCGAGATAGG ATCTggtggccgcgctggcgagTCGGCCTTCTTCGCCTGGCCGCTCTTCGGCCCGCTGCTCTTCCGCAACGAGACGAGCGACGCGCGCGACCACTGCGCCAACGAGCGAA CCTTCCTCTCGTAcctgcgcatcgccatctACCTGGCCGTCctctccgtcgccatcacccTGTCCTTCCACCTCAAGAACCAGCCCACCAacctcgagcgccgcatGGCCAAGCCCCTCGGCATCATCTTCTGGGGCCTGAGCGTCGTCacgctcgtcatcggcctgGGCAACTACATGA AGACGGTCAACAAGTATAGCCGTAGGGTGGCTATAGTGCAATCCGGATGGAGGACGCAGCTG GTCCTTggcatgctcgccgccgccatcatcggcacGTGCATCGTTCTACTCGTGGTGGAAAAGCTGAGACCAAGCGAACGCTCGCTGTGA
- a CDS encoding uncharacterized protein (BUSCO:EOG09262G8Y~EggNog:ENOG503NUC4~COG:Q), which produces MASSSLKARPPPIIRIANGTFYRRHPNSHQPGPHPRHPNPPLFHGLSFELPSSAPAAHNWCVVGPSLSGKTTLLQALRGRLICDPPTARSFPYLSQDGVPPRLRNPQTAVRYVGFDAEQGSGSLAPGVTASAYLSARYESRREITDFSLRDFLLGNTELNPLKAPPGGEQDDGSISTELLDRVVRDLKLGHLLDLPVTFLSNGQGRRARIARALLMRPEVLLLDEPFMGLDPPTVSGLSPLLQSLAEKASPRLVLSARPQDPLPEWITHLIFLRTDCQIGSMGPKEVVLDGLKKYVRGVSKGGLVEDEKLPVHALQDIGRVLSSSDASSTSGATATQATSQVLGSTNADAEPLVEMDGCQVRYGEKIALGNWSQQTPRGNKDGLIWTVRRGERWGAFGPNGSGKTTIVSLLGSDHPQTYSMPIKLFGRSRLPEPGSGQRLPLTFWDIQSRIGHSSPEVHQHMPRGHTIRQVVENAWSATFGTPPKLDGAARQRVDAALRWFAPELRPNNAATATATANENGHGGWDGGRDDVSWADEYVFGEISFSAQRVALFIRATIKGADVVVLDEAFSGMDDAVRDKCTRFLEEGARDEDNKNRGRDGEPAAAAARALLPGLTDRQALICIAHVKEEVPDCVREWMCLPEANTGRPARFGRLDGPLREDEERWHAIWGFKAN; this is translated from the coding sequence atggcgtcgtcgtccctcaaggctcgcccgccgcccatcatccgcatcgccaacggcaccTTCTACCGGCGACACCCCAACTCGCACCAGCCAGGGCCGCACCCGCGCCATCCGAACCCGCCGCTCTTCCATGGCCTGTCGTTCGagctgccctcgtcggcgccggcggcgcacaactggtgcgtcgtcggccctTCGCTCTCGGGCAAGACGACtctgctgcaggccctccGCGGCCGCCTGATCTGCGACCCGCCCACGGCGCGCTCGTTCCCGTACCTCTCGCAGGAcggcgtgccgccgcggctgcgaAACCCGCAGACGGCCGTGCGCTACGTCGGCTTCGACGCGGAGCAGGGCTCCGGCTCGCTGGCCCCCGGcgtgacggcctcggcgtacCTGTCGGCGCGGTACGAGTCCCGTCGCGAGATCACCGACTTTTCGCTCCGGGACTTCTTGCTGGGCAACACGGAGCTGAACCCGCtcaaggcgccgccgggcggggAGCAGGATGACGGGTCCATCTCGACGGAGCTGCTGGACCGCGTCGTCAGGGACCTGAAGCTCGGCCACCTGCTGGATTTGCCCGTCACGTTCCTCAGCAACGGCcagggccgacgagcccgcaTCGCGCGTGCGTTGCTCATGAGGCCAGaggtcctgctgctggacgagcCGTTCATGGGCCTCGATCCCCCAACCGTGTCAGGCCTGAGCCCGCTACTGCAGTCGCTGGCCGAAAAGGCAAGCCCGCGGTTGGTGCTGAGCGCCCGGCCGCAGGATCCGCTGCCCGAATGGATCACGCACCTCATCTTCCTGCGGACGGACTGCCAGATCGGGTCCATGGGGCCAAAGGAAGTCGTGCTCGATGGCCTGAAAAAGTACGTGCGCGGCGTCAGCAAGGGCGGcctggtcgaggacgagaagctgcccgTCCACGCTTTGCAGGATATTGGCCGtgtcttgtcgtcgtcggacgcGTCGTCTACGTCTGGCGCGACGGCTACGCAGGCCACCTCGCAAGTGCTCGGCTCTACGAACGCGGACGCCGAGCCGCTGGTGGAAATGGACGGCTGTCAGGTCCGCTACGGCGAGAAGATTGCACTGGGGAACTGGTCACAGCAGACCCCGCGGGGCAACAAGGACGGCCTGATATGGACCGtccggcgaggcgagcgatgGGGCGCCTTTGGCCCAAACGGCTCGGGCAAGACGACCATCGTCTCGCTGCTGGGCTCGGACCACCCGCAGACGTACTCGATGCCCATCAAGCTCTTTGGGCGCAGCCGCCTGCCCGAGCCGGGGTCGGGCCAGCGGCTGCCGCTCACCTTCTGGGACATCCAGTCGCGCATCGGCCACTCGAGCCCCGAGGTGCACCAGCACATGCCGCGGGGCCACACGATCCGGCAGGTGGTGGAGAACGCGTGGTCGGCGACGTTTGGCACGCCACCCAagctggacggcgcggctAGACAGAGggtggacgcggcgctgcgctggtTCGCGCCGGAGCTGCGGCCCAACaacgcggcgacggcgacggcgacggcgaacGAAAacgggcatggcggctgGGATGgggggcgcgacgacgtctcgTGGGCGGACGAGTACGTGTTTGGGGAGATTTCCTTTTCGGCGCAGCGGGTGGCGCTCTTCATCCGGGCCACGatcaagggcgccgacgtggtggtgctggacgaggcgtttagcggcatggacgacgcGGTGCGGGACAAGTGCACGCGCTTCCTCGAAGAGggggcgcgcgacgaggataACAAGAACCGAGGCAGAGACGGagagcccgcggcggcggcggcgagggcgttgcTGCCCGGGCTGACGGACCGGCAGGCGCTGATTTGCATCGCGCACGTCAAGGAGGAGGTGCCCGACTGCGTGCGCGAGTGGATGTGTCTGCCCGAGGCCAACacgggcaggccggcgcggtTCGGGCGGCTGGACGGCCCGCTgagggaggacgaggagcggtGGCATGCCATCTGGGGGTTCAAGGCGAACTAG
- a CDS encoding uncharacterized protein (BUSCO:EOG092654XA~COG:O~EggNog:ENOG503P4BP): protein MSMRIVPSSAHASSFSHTASHTSSAPSAPGVHDTFRHGVGPSPHDAAAGKPASAHPLEARLKGWEATQEALRMESLRRTFGIAEPVRRGMELKMVREGEWRPIALGGGLPSVHEDILHGRDDMISWEDIFTGEETRGVVGVHDEMEKKLKIQ, encoded by the exons ATG TCCATGCGCATCGTCCCCTCCAGCGCccacgcctcctccttctcgcaCACCGCGTCGCAcacctcgtccgcgccctcCGCCCCGGGCGTCCACGACACCTtccgccacggcgtcggccccagcccgcacgacgccgccgccgggaaaCCCGCCTCGGCCCATCCGCTCGAGGCCCGCCTCAAGGGCTGGGAGGCCACGCAGGAGGCCTTGCGCATGGAGTCCCTCCGCCGCACCTTTGGCAtcgccgagcccgtccgcCGCGGCATGGAGCTCAAGATGgtccgcgagggcgagtggcggcccatcgccctcggcggcggcctgcctAGCGTCCACGAGGACATTCTGCACGGCAGGGACGACATGATCTCCTGGGAGGACATCTTCACTGGCGAGGAGACGAGGGGTGTGGTGGGCGTCCAcgacgagatggagaagAAACTCAAGATTCAGTAG
- a CDS encoding uncharacterized protein (COG:S~EggNog:ENOG503P4RH), translating into MESSMSGGNSTSANDARLEQPSDAVPMETIDQPSVPEKDALRAAHDPAAAQHAAPASTDSRGAPADADRPPANAEPDTHATPAKGKDRDDDAPTPPSKERSDSMAIGPAQDDIRAVSHGASDNPVCNITLLLTSGSRHPYKLDAKYLTRRNVVIPEETESGHPDPFSISVYTLKELILREWRGDWEAKPASPSSIRLIHFGKLLDDKEQLKKYQFSTEAPNVVHMSIRPADLDEEEPKSGSKHLPSGGGDGQHSRGGSNCCVIL; encoded by the exons ATGGAATCGTCCATGAGCGGAGGCAACTCCACctccgccaacgacgcccgcctcgagcaACCCAGCGACGCTGTTCCGATGGAAACCATTGACCAGCCTTCGGTGCCCGAAAAGGACGCGCTCAGGGCCGCCCAtgaccctgccgccgctcagCACGCCGCCCCGGCCTCAACAGACTCCCgcggcgcccccgccgacgccgaccggCCGCCGGCAAACGCGGAGCCCGACACCCACGCAACACCAGCAAAGGGCAAGGAcagggacgacgatgcgcccacgccgccatccaAGGAGCGGAGCGACTCCATGGCCATCGGCCCTGCCCAGGATGACATCAGGGCCGTGAGCCACGGCGCTAGCGACAATCCCGTCTGCAACATCACTCTACTGCTCACGTCGGGGAGCCGCCACCCGTACAAGCTGGATGCCAAGTACCTGACGAGACGCAACGTCGTCATACCCGAAGAGACCGAGAGCGGCCACCCCGATCCCTTCAGCATCAGCGTCTACAccctcaaggagctcatcTTGAGGGAGTGGCGCGGCGACTGGGAGGCGAAGCCTGCGAGCCCCAGCAGCATACGTCTTATCCACTtcggcaagctgctggaCGATAAGGAGCAATTGAAGA AATATCAGTTTAGCACCGAGGCTCCGAATGTTGTCCACATGAGCATTCGCCCAGCGGAtctggacgaggaggagccaaAGTCTGGGAGCAAGCATCtgccctcgggcggcggagacggccaGCACTCTCGAGGTGGCAGCAACTGCTGCGTCATATTATGA
- a CDS encoding uncharacterized protein (SECRETED:SignalP(1-21~SECRETED:cutsite=SAA-GD~SECRETED:prob=0.5251)), with amino-acid sequence MRLLLRIIATLLAALIAPSAAGDLDADCKVSINCATVPAAAGAVDYVHDLVQRLPDNEVYPDGKHIVCRQYSSGPNGFCLFFRGVAKGEARTGREVKRLMDRLRRVSNEGKDRGCGGRCGVVWDKSWGKGALRLDYVTRSCVDVCGKDDDGSAFGRFRPGMPVHVHM; translated from the coding sequence AtgcgtctcctcctccgtaTCATAGCCactctcctcgccgcgctcatcGCACCttccgcggcgggcgacctcgacgcggACTGCAAGGTCAGCATCAACTGCGCGACggtgcccgcggcggccggggccgtcgacTACGTGCACGACCTCGTGCAGCGGCTCCCGGACAACGAGGTCTACCCGGACGGCAAGCACATCGTCTGCCGGCAGTACTCTTCGGGGCCCAACGGCTTCTGCCTCTTCTTCCGGGGCgtggccaagggcgaggcgcgcacGGGCCGCGAGGTCAAGCGCCTGATGGACAGGCTCAGGCGCGTGAGCAACGAGGGCAAGGACCGCGGCTGCGggggccgctgcggcgtcgtctgggACAAGTCTTGGGGCAAGGGCGCCCTCAGGCTCGACTACGTCACCAGGTCTTGCGTGGATGTCTGCGGCaaagatgacgacggcagcgcgtTTGGCAGGTTTCGACCGGGCATGCCCGTGCATGTGCATATGTAG
- a CDS encoding uncharacterized protein (COG:U~EggNog:ENOG503NUMT) has translation MIGAFPVYAPALAFDKLRTRQGKVAELRIELNSGGKKDKNYSAKKVALKRIVANMTMSNNDMVALFPDIIACMHLPSLEIKKMCFLYLVNYARVRPEIAVQAIPILENDMEDHNPLVRALALRTMSYIHVKEFVEATVPIVKHMLRDNDPYVRKTAAFCVAKLYDHDRQMVERSDLIDRLNSLLRDDNPTVVASALAGLMDIWERSDSIKLTIDYSNASKMVAILPDCSEWGQTYILEALMSYVPQETGEAALLAERIAPRLSHSNSAVVLTCIRVILYLMNYIADQKQVSALCKKLSPPLVTLLAKGPEVQYLALRNALLILQRRPEVLKNDIRVFFCKYNDPIYVKVTKLELIFMLANENNIDEVLTELREYATEIDVHFVRKAVRAIGKLAVKIEPAARRCIDLLLELVSTKITYIVQEATVVIRNIFRKYPNQYESIIGTLCEHLDSLDEPEAKAAMVWVIGQYADRIENSDVLLEEFLYSFAEEPVEVQLALLTATVKLFIQRPTKAQELVPKVLKWATEETDNPDLRDRAYMYWRLLSTDMNAAKQIVMGEKPPITAEAERLEAPTLEEMCLNVGTLATVYLKPVQSVFRSARPRKLQDSPALQKQNLLVDRDNQKSISMFGRGGQPTDIDLRSREAASATASSNGNLSQAVSDADAYFSSIGTQQMAAMRIDPGDDMFGGGGGNVTTGYVVSAHAPQAVIQPAQGGGSNGDLLAL, from the exons ATGATAGGCGCTTTTCCCGTGTACGCGCCAGCACTGGCGTTCGATAAGCTAAGGACTCGACAGGGCAAAGTAGCGGAGCTGCGGATCGAGCTCAACAGTGGCggcaagaaggacaagaactACTCGGCCAAGAAGGTCGCCCTtaagcgcatcgtcgccaacaTGACCATGAGCAACAACGACATGGTGGCGCTGTTCcccgacatcatcgcctGCATGCACCTCCCGAGCCTGGAGATTAAAAAGAT GTGCTTCTTGTACTTGGTCAACTACGCGCGCGTACGCCCAGAGATCGCCGTCCAGGCGATACCGATTCTGGAGAAT GATATGGAGGATCACAACCCTTTGGTGCGGGCGCTTGCGCTGCGGACCATGTCGTACATCCACGTCAAGGAGTTCGTCGAGGCTACGGTGCCCATCGTCAAGCACATGCTAAGAGACAACGACCCGTACGTGCGCAAAACCGCCGCCTTCTGCGTCGCCAAGCTGTACGACCACGACCGGCAAATGGTGGAGCGATCCGACCTAATCGACCGCCTCAACTCGTTGTTGAGGGACGACAATCCGACCGTCGTGGCCAGCGCGCTCGCCGGTTTGATGGACATTTGGGAGCGTAGCGACTCGATCAAGCTCACGATTGACTATAGCAATGCGTCCAAGATGGTGGCTATCCTTCCGGACTGCTCGGA ATGGGGCCAGACCTACATCCTCGAAGCGCTCATGTCGTACGTGCCACAAGAAACGGGAGAAGCTGCACTGTTGGCGGAGCGCATCGCCCCGCGGCTGTCGCACTCCAACTCAGCCGTCGTCCTCACGTGCATCCGAGTGATCCTCTACCTCATGAACTACATCGCCGACCAAAAGCAGGTATCGGCGCTGTGCAAGaagctgtcgccgccgctggtgacGCTGCTCGCCAAGGGTCCCGAGGTGCAGTATCTAGCACTGAGGAACGCGCTGCTCATCTTGCAGCGCCGGCCGGAAGTCCTCAAGAACGACATCCGTGTCTTCTTTTGCAAATATAACGACCCCATCTATGTCAAGGTGACCAAGCTGGAGCTCATCTTTATGCTCGCCAATGAGAACAACATTGACGAGGTTTTGACTGAGTTGAGGGAATACGCCACCGAAATCGATGTTCATTTCGTGCGCAAGGCAGTTCGCGCCATCGGGAAGCTGGCCGTTAAGAttgagccggcggcgagacggtgcATCGACTtgctgctggagctcgtCTCGACAAAGATCACGTACATTGTGCAGGAGgccaccgtcgtcatccgcAACATCTTTCGCAAGTACCCGAACCAGTACGAATCCATCATCGGCACGCTCTGCGAGCACCTGGATTCGTtggacgagcccgaggcgaaggcggccatggtgtggGTCATCGGGCAGTACGCAGATCGCATCGAGAACAGCGACGTGCTGCTGGAGGAGTTCCTGTACTCGTTTGCCGAAGAGCCGGTGGAGGTGCAGCTGGCGCTCCTGACGGCAACGGTCAAGCTCTTCATCCAGAGGCCGACCAAGGCGCAGGAACTGGTGCCAAAGGTGCTCAAATGGGCGACAGAGGAGACGGACAACCCGGACCTGCGCGACAGAGCCTACATGTACTGGCGGCTACTTTCGACGGACATGAACGCGGCCAAGCAGATTGTCATGGGCGAGAAGCCGCCCATCACGGCTGAGGCGGAGCGACTGGAGGCGCCGACGCTTGAGGAGATGTGTCTCAACGTCGGCACCCTCGCGACCGTCTACCTCAAGCCGGTGCAATCTGTGTTCCGCTCGGCACGGCCCCGCAAGCTGCAGGACTCGCCCGCGCTGCAGAAGCAGAATCTCCTGGTGGACAGGGACAACCAGAAGAGCATCAGCATGTTTGGACGTGGCGGCCAGCCTACCGACATCGACTTGCGGAGCcgggaggcggcctcggccaccgcctcctccaacgGCAACTTGTCACAGGCGGtgagcgacgccgacgcctACTTCTCGAGCATTGGGACGCAGCagatggcggccatgcggaTAGACCCAGGCGACGACatgtttggcggcggcggcggcaacgtgACGACGGGCTACGTGGTGAGCGCCCACGCACCGCAGGCAGTGATTCAGCCGGCACAGGGCGGGGGCAGCAACGGCGACTTGCTGGCGCTGTGA
- a CDS encoding uncharacterized protein (COG:U~EggNog:ENOG503NUMT), with translation MSAKDGGGDSKLFARGKVAELRIELNSGGKKDKNYSAKKVALKRIVANMTMSNNDMVALFPDIIACMHLPSLEIKKMCFLYLVNYARVRPEIAVQAIPILENDMEDHNPLVRALALRTMSYIHVKEFVEATVPIVKHMLRDNDPYVRKTAAFCVAKLYDHDRQMVERSDLIDRLNSLLRDDNPTVVASALAGLMDIWERSDSIKLTIDYSNASKMVAILPDCSEWGQTYILEALMSYVPQETGEAALLAERIAPRLSHSNSAVVLTCIRVILYLMNYIADQKQVSALCKKLSPPLVTLLAKGPEVQYLALRNALLILQRRPEVLKNDIRVFFCKYNDPIYVKVTKLELIFMLANENNIDEVLTELREYATEIDVHFVRKAVRAIGKLAVKIEPAARRCIDLLLELVSTKITYIVQEATVVIRNIFRKYPNQYESIIGTLCEHLDSLDEPEAKAAMVWVIGQYADRIENSDVLLEEFLYSFAEEPVEVQLALLTATVKLFIQRPTKAQELVPKVLKWATEETDNPDLRDRAYMYWRLLSTDMNAAKQIVMGEKPPITAEAERLEAPTLEEMCLNVGTLATVYLKPVQSVFRSARPRKLQDSPALQKQNLLVDRDNQKSISMFGRGGQPTDIDLRSREAASATASSNGNLSQAVSDADAYFSSIGTQQMAAMRIDPGDDMFGGGGGNVTTGYVVSAHAPQAVIQPAQGGGSNGDLLAL, from the exons ATGTCGGCCAAGGATGGGGGAGGTGACTCCAAGCTCTTTGCGAGG GGCAAAGTAGCGGAGCTGCGGATCGAGCTCAACAGTGGCggcaagaaggacaagaactACTCGGCCAAGAAGGTCGCCCTtaagcgcatcgtcgccaacaTGACCATGAGCAACAACGACATGGTGGCGCTGTTCcccgacatcatcgcctGCATGCACCTCCCGAGCCTGGAGATTAAAAAGAT GTGCTTCTTGTACTTGGTCAACTACGCGCGCGTACGCCCAGAGATCGCCGTCCAGGCGATACCGATTCTGGAGAAT GATATGGAGGATCACAACCCTTTGGTGCGGGCGCTTGCGCTGCGGACCATGTCGTACATCCACGTCAAGGAGTTCGTCGAGGCTACGGTGCCCATCGTCAAGCACATGCTAAGAGACAACGACCCGTACGTGCGCAAAACCGCCGCCTTCTGCGTCGCCAAGCTGTACGACCACGACCGGCAAATGGTGGAGCGATCCGACCTAATCGACCGCCTCAACTCGTTGTTGAGGGACGACAATCCGACCGTCGTGGCCAGCGCGCTCGCCGGTTTGATGGACATTTGGGAGCGTAGCGACTCGATCAAGCTCACGATTGACTATAGCAATGCGTCCAAGATGGTGGCTATCCTTCCGGACTGCTCGGA ATGGGGCCAGACCTACATCCTCGAAGCGCTCATGTCGTACGTGCCACAAGAAACGGGAGAAGCTGCACTGTTGGCGGAGCGCATCGCCCCGCGGCTGTCGCACTCCAACTCAGCCGTCGTCCTCACGTGCATCCGAGTGATCCTCTACCTCATGAACTACATCGCCGACCAAAAGCAGGTATCGGCGCTGTGCAAGaagctgtcgccgccgctggtgacGCTGCTCGCCAAGGGTCCCGAGGTGCAGTATCTAGCACTGAGGAACGCGCTGCTCATCTTGCAGCGCCGGCCGGAAGTCCTCAAGAACGACATCCGTGTCTTCTTTTGCAAATATAACGACCCCATCTATGTCAAGGTGACCAAGCTGGAGCTCATCTTTATGCTCGCCAATGAGAACAACATTGACGAGGTTTTGACTGAGTTGAGGGAATACGCCACCGAAATCGATGTTCATTTCGTGCGCAAGGCAGTTCGCGCCATCGGGAAGCTGGCCGTTAAGAttgagccggcggcgagacggtgcATCGACTtgctgctggagctcgtCTCGACAAAGATCACGTACATTGTGCAGGAGgccaccgtcgtcatccgcAACATCTTTCGCAAGTACCCGAACCAGTACGAATCCATCATCGGCACGCTCTGCGAGCACCTGGATTCGTtggacgagcccgaggcgaaggcggccatggtgtggGTCATCGGGCAGTACGCAGATCGCATCGAGAACAGCGACGTGCTGCTGGAGGAGTTCCTGTACTCGTTTGCCGAAGAGCCGGTGGAGGTGCAGCTGGCGCTCCTGACGGCAACGGTCAAGCTCTTCATCCAGAGGCCGACCAAGGCGCAGGAACTGGTGCCAAAGGTGCTCAAATGGGCGACAGAGGAGACGGACAACCCGGACCTGCGCGACAGAGCCTACATGTACTGGCGGCTACTTTCGACGGACATGAACGCGGCCAAGCAGATTGTCATGGGCGAGAAGCCGCCCATCACGGCTGAGGCGGAGCGACTGGAGGCGCCGACGCTTGAGGAGATGTGTCTCAACGTCGGCACCCTCGCGACCGTCTACCTCAAGCCGGTGCAATCTGTGTTCCGCTCGGCACGGCCCCGCAAGCTGCAGGACTCGCCCGCGCTGCAGAAGCAGAATCTCCTGGTGGACAGGGACAACCAGAAGAGCATCAGCATGTTTGGACGTGGCGGCCAGCCTACCGACATCGACTTGCGGAGCcgggaggcggcctcggccaccgcctcctccaacgGCAACTTGTCACAGGCGGtgagcgacgccgacgcctACTTCTCGAGCATTGGGACGCAGCagatggcggccatgcggaTAGACCCAGGCGACGACatgtttggcggcggcggcggcaacgtgACGACGGGCTACGTGGTGAGCGCCCACGCACCGCAGGCAGTGATTCAGCCGGCACAGGGCGGGGGCAGCAACGGCGACTTGCTGGCGCTGTGA
- a CDS encoding uncharacterized protein (EggNog:ENOG503P544~TransMembrane:2 (i83-104o135-158i)~COG:S~BUSCO:EOG09264KSI): MAAPKPSVPAWVAQLESPPAARSKVSGVPDPLGFSPGSSGSKKKDGKPQPRKAPTTDEMETLKLKKAWEVALAPVKSLPMTAIMMYMSGNSLQIFSIMMVFMAFKNPLVGLMGTNQAFERFQTEGNSSKLFQTKLVYVAMQLVALAVGVWKINAMGLLPTTRSDWLMWEAQRNSLESAVTAL; the protein is encoded by the exons ATGGCAGCCCCCAAGCCCAGCGTCCCCGCATGGGTCGCCCAGCTCGAAtcccccccggccgcgcGCTCCAAGGTCTCCGGCGTCCCAGACCCCCTTGGCTTCTCGCCCGGCAGCTCTGGCTCCaag AAGAAAGATGGCAAGCCTCAGCCGCGAAAGGccccgacgacggacgagatgGAAACGCTCAAGCTGAAAAAAGCATGGGAAGTGGCCCTCGCGCCCGTCAAGTCCCTTCCCATGACTGCTATCATGATGTACATGTCAGGCAACTCGCTCCAAATCTTCAGCATCATGATGGTCTTCATGGCCTTCAAGAATCCCCTCGTCGGCCTTATGGGCACCAACCAGGCGTTTGAACGCTTTCAAACCGAGGGCAACTCGTCCAAGCTCTTCCAGACAAAACTCGTCTACGTGGCAATGCAGCTCGTGGCTCTCGCCGTGGGCGTGTGGAAGATCAACGCCATGGGCCTCTTACC GACAACACGATCAGATTGGTTGATGTGGGAGGCACAAAGAAACTCTCTAGAGTCTGCTGTTACGGCTCTATAG